From a region of the Pochonia chlamydosporia 170 chromosome Unknown PCv3seq00015, whole genome shotgun sequence genome:
- a CDS encoding copia-like retrotransposable element (similar to Metarhizium robertsii ARSEF 23 XP_007826707.1), with the protein MGKKDYKGTILDGRDSFDSWKMDIEDSLLSDDLMSYVTSEATPESSGFSTPGEKSTADIKNISLARMKIRQSIDQIHKNSVNHLIDPRAIYQSLINRYAASNKARLRQLIRMMYDVSTQTNRTVQEKVDDLKRLRAQINNQDKDIVIHEQLLICFLQMSMDDAFDTTIEILNASTETLTMEKVQSALESKELELIDVTMALIAITCPSGVGRSRSSSRATAFQRKKPP; encoded by the coding sequence ATGGGCAAGAAAGACTACAAAGGAACTATCCTTGATGGGAGAGACTCCTTTGACAGCTGGAAGATGGATATTGAAGATAGCTTGTTGAGCGACGATCTTATGAGTTACGTCACCAGTGAGGCAACGCCGGAATCGTCAGGCTTTTCAACTCCAGGAGAGAAGAGCACAGCAGACATCAAAAATATCTCTCTCGCGCGAATGAAGATACGACAGAGCATCGACCAGATCCACAAGAACTCAGTTAATCACCTCATCGATCCGCGAGCGATTTACCAGTCCCTCATAAACCGATACGCTGCATCAAACAAAGCGCGCCTTCGACAGCTCATCCGCATGATGTACGATGTTAGTACGCAGACTAATAGAACTGTGCAGGAGAAGGTCGACGACCTGAAGCGTCTCCGAGCTCAGATCAATAACCAAGACAAAGATATCGTTATCCATGAGCAGCTGTTGATTTGCTTCCTGCAAATGAGCATGGACGATGCCTTCGACACGACAATCGAGATTCTGAATGCCTCAACGGAGACCCTGACAATGGAAAAAGTGCAGAGCGCTCTGGAAAGCAAGGAGTTGGAACTCATTGATGTaacaatggcattgataGCAATCACGTGTCCATCTGGAGTGGGTCGATCCCGGTCTTCCAGTCGTGCTACGGCTTTCCAACGAAAGAAGCCGCCATAG
- a CDS encoding sucraseferredoxin-like protein (similar to Metarhizium robertsii ARSEF 23 XP_007818352.1), whose product MEGVLLSVDAPIGGGVGIYFINHVGENKYSANVMIYRRPNVFGQDEIDEMAETNGETEKNGTSNSTNDHAKSDVRAAQGIWLARVRPEDCENLIKYTVLKGKQIKPESQLRGGFDRMEGLTAGHERTMTG is encoded by the exons ATGGAAGGCGTCCTATTGAGCGTTGATGCACCCATAGGAG GTGGCGTTGGCATCtacttcatcaatcatgTCGGCGAGAACAAGTACTCTGCCAATGTCATGATCTACCGAAGACCGAATGTCTTTGGACAAGACGAAATCGATGAGATGGCAGAGACGAATGGGGAGACTGAGAAGAATGGTAcgtccaacagcaccaatgaTCACGCCAAGTCAGATGTCCGTGCTGCGCAAGGTATCTGGCTAGCGAGAGTACGGCCGGAAGATTGTGAGAACCTGATCAAGTATACCGTACTCAAGGGCAAGCAGATCAAGCCGGAGAGCCAACTACGAGGTGGTTTTGACAGAATGGAGGGATTAACAGCTGGTCATGAGCGAACCATGACTGGATGA
- a CDS encoding sucrase/ferredoxin-like domain-containing protein, whose product MEGVLLSVDAPIGGGVGIYFINYVGENKYSANVMIYRRPNAFGEDEIDEMAETNGETEKNGTSNSTNDHAKSDVRAAQGIWLARVRREDCENLIKYTVLKGKQIKPESQLRGGFDRMEGLTAGHERTMTG is encoded by the exons ATGGAAGGCGTCCTATTGAGCGTTGATGCACCCATAGGAG GTGGCGTTGGCATCTACTTCATCAATTATGTCGGCGAGAACAAGTACTCTGCCAATGTCATGATCTACCGAAGACCGAATGcctttggagaagacgaaatCGATGAGATGGCAGAGACGAATGGGGAGACTGAGAAGAATGGTAcgtccaacagcaccaatgaTCACGCCAAGTCAGATGTCCGTGCTGCGCAAGGTATCTGGCTAGCGAGAGTACGGCGGGAAGATTGTGAGAACCTGATCAAGTATACCGTACTCAAGGGCAAGCAGATCAAGCCGGAGAGCCAACTACGAGGTGGTTTTGACAGAATGGAGGGATTAACAGCTGGTCATGAGCGAACCATGACTGGATGA